In the genome of Vibrio sp. NTOU-M3, one region contains:
- a CDS encoding YtfJ family protein, producing the protein MKNKTLLALIVACSPTLALAHNLTVGETLPAATIDQHGEILIQQDKPTYHRWKTADMLGKVRVIQAIAGRSAAKEMNAPLMAALTAAEFSGEKYQTTTIINQDDAMWGTGSLVQSSAEDSKAEFPWSSIVLDENGVVAQGWQLQEESSAIIVQDKQGKILFVKEGALSQADIGQVLSLIKQSL; encoded by the coding sequence ATGAAAAACAAAACCCTGTTAGCTTTGATCGTGGCTTGCTCTCCCACTCTTGCTCTTGCACACAACCTAACGGTTGGTGAAACCTTACCAGCTGCAACCATCGACCAACATGGTGAAATCCTCATTCAGCAAGATAAACCGACTTATCACCGTTGGAAAACGGCTGACATGCTTGGAAAAGTCCGTGTCATTCAGGCAATCGCAGGGCGTAGTGCCGCCAAAGAAATGAATGCGCCATTAATGGCAGCACTGACTGCAGCCGAATTTTCTGGCGAAAAATACCAAACAACCACCATTATTAATCAGGATGATGCCATGTGGGGAACCGGTTCTTTGGTGCAATCTTCAGCCGAAGACAGTAAGGCAGAGTTTCCTTGGTCATCTATCGTCCTTGATGAAAATGGTGTCGTGGCTCAGGGGTGGCAGCTACAAGAAGAATCTTCTGCCATCATAGTGCAAGACAAACAAGGCAAAATCTTGTTTGTCAAAGAGGGAGCACTGAGCCAAGCGGATATCGGACAAGTTTTATCACTGATAAAGCAAAGCCTTTAA
- the msrA gene encoding peptide-methionine (S)-S-oxide reductase MsrA → MHNKQTMVTVQDALPGRETQLLIEDSHYVNQSSLTSEPKQGEQKILFGMGCFWGAERLFWQLEGVVSTSVGYSGGFTPNPTYDEVCSGKTGHTEVVRIVFDPAIISLEALLQRFWERHDPTQGMRQGNDLGTQYRSAIYVYSDEQYQQALKSKQQYQALLGTPTEITTEILPAGEYYYAESYHQQYLAKNPNGYCGLGGTGVCFPPSQE, encoded by the coding sequence ATGCACAACAAACAAACGATGGTCACGGTTCAAGATGCCTTACCAGGGCGAGAAACTCAACTCTTGATTGAAGATTCTCACTATGTCAACCAATCCAGTCTCACAAGTGAGCCAAAACAAGGAGAACAGAAAATTCTGTTTGGTATGGGGTGCTTTTGGGGCGCAGAACGTTTGTTTTGGCAGTTAGAAGGTGTTGTCAGCACTTCAGTAGGCTACAGCGGTGGCTTTACCCCGAATCCAACCTATGACGAAGTATGCTCAGGCAAAACAGGACATACTGAAGTGGTTCGCATCGTGTTTGACCCTGCCATCATTTCACTAGAAGCCTTGCTTCAGCGCTTTTGGGAGCGTCATGATCCGACACAAGGCATGCGTCAGGGCAATGATCTCGGAACCCAATATCGTTCAGCTATCTACGTATACAGTGATGAACAATATCAGCAGGCACTCAAGTCCAAACAACAATACCAAGCTTTGCTGGGTACCCCGACCGAAATTACCACCGAAATTCTACCCGCTGGTGAGTACTACTATGCGGAAAGCTATCACCAACAATACTTGGCAAAGAATCCTAACGGCTACTGTGGCTTGGGCGGCACTGGTGTCTGCTTTCCACCTTCGCAAGAGTAA
- a CDS encoding autotransporter assembly complex family protein: MLRKPLPVLIALMFLPTTVLANDVELTIKGLDGKLEENVDAYLSSIPKTNYDTTLRFQARIEQSATEALNALGYYHPEFRFEVLEKDQELVAYITPGEPVIIAELDVRIDGEASEDPQFAGLITKSYLGAGEILEHNRYDNLKSKIRSLALKKGYFEGDFTQARLEVSPELNQAYVRLHFDSGIRYQFGETSIEGSQIDTDRVLSISPYQQGEPYSVSKVGAYNQDLSNTDWFSSVFVEPDLSNLGEGRELPMKVSLAPQARNKIETGLGYSTDVGVRGSLKWKKPWVNSRGHSFDSSFSLSAPEQTITAGYRIPLDDVLHQYYKIQYGMKKQDSRDTKSLESNFAIERHWLLDNGWHRTLFIRHLMENYEQGLQDDNGQFVLPGISYSRSRTRGGAMPMWGDRQSVTLEYGDPAVLSETRVLRVQATTSWIRSLGNNHRGLFRIDGGANITDEFEKLSPSLRFFAGGDNNLRGYGYESISPRDASGALTGAQYMATTSLEYQYRLTGNWWAAMFYDYGDAFNDTPDFKSGVGAGIRWASPVGPIRLDFAWGLDAAPGDEFKIHFTLGPEL; this comes from the coding sequence ATGTTAAGAAAACCATTACCAGTATTAATCGCGCTGATGTTTTTACCAACGACTGTGTTGGCCAATGATGTTGAACTCACGATTAAAGGTCTAGATGGTAAGCTTGAAGAAAATGTGGATGCTTACCTTTCTTCTATTCCCAAGACCAATTACGACACGACACTGCGCTTTCAGGCTCGGATTGAGCAAAGTGCGACTGAAGCGCTTAATGCTTTAGGTTATTACCATCCAGAGTTTCGTTTTGAAGTCTTAGAAAAAGACCAAGAGCTGGTGGCTTATATTACGCCAGGTGAGCCAGTGATTATTGCTGAGCTGGATGTTCGTATTGATGGTGAAGCAAGCGAAGACCCACAATTTGCCGGTTTGATCACCAAAAGCTACTTAGGGGCTGGTGAGATACTTGAGCATAATCGCTACGACAATCTGAAATCTAAGATCCGCAGCTTAGCATTGAAAAAAGGTTACTTTGAAGGTGACTTTACTCAAGCTCGTCTGGAAGTCTCCCCAGAGCTGAATCAGGCATATGTTCGTTTGCATTTTGATAGTGGTATCCGCTATCAGTTTGGTGAAACCAGCATTGAAGGCAGCCAGATAGATACCGACCGCGTGCTATCGATTAGCCCATATCAGCAGGGTGAACCTTATTCCGTTTCTAAAGTGGGCGCATACAACCAAGATCTTTCCAATACGGACTGGTTTTCTTCCGTATTTGTTGAACCCGATCTTTCGAATCTCGGCGAAGGACGAGAGTTGCCAATGAAAGTTTCGTTGGCACCTCAGGCTCGGAATAAGATAGAAACGGGTTTGGGATATTCCACGGATGTTGGTGTTCGAGGTTCTTTGAAATGGAAGAAACCTTGGGTCAATTCACGCGGACACAGTTTTGATAGTAGCTTCTCCCTTTCCGCGCCTGAGCAGACGATCACAGCGGGTTATCGTATTCCGTTGGACGACGTTTTGCATCAGTACTACAAGATCCAATATGGGATGAAGAAGCAAGATAGTCGCGATACGAAGAGTTTGGAATCCAATTTTGCGATTGAACGACACTGGTTGTTGGATAACGGTTGGCACCGGACCTTATTTATTCGTCATTTGATGGAAAACTACGAACAAGGTCTGCAAGACGACAACGGTCAATTTGTGCTGCCAGGGATCTCATACTCACGCAGCCGTACCCGAGGTGGGGCGATGCCAATGTGGGGTGATCGCCAGAGTGTCACTCTTGAATATGGTGACCCAGCAGTTTTATCGGAGACTCGTGTGCTGCGCGTGCAAGCCACTACGTCTTGGATCCGTAGCTTAGGTAACAACCATCGTGGCTTATTCCGCATTGATGGTGGTGCGAATATTACTGATGAATTTGAAAAACTGTCACCCTCTTTACGTTTCTTTGCTGGTGGCGACAACAATTTGCGCGGTTATGGTTATGAAAGTATTTCTCCACGAGATGCGAGTGGTGCATTAACTGGTGCGCAATACATGGCAACCACGTCATTAGAATATCAATATCGCTTAACCGGAAACTGGTGGGCTGCGATGTTTTATGACTACGGTGATGCCTTTAACGATACACCTGATTTCAAAAGTGGTGTCGGTGCAGGGATTCGCTGGGCTTCGCCTGTCGGACCGATACGTTTAGATTTTGCTTGGGGCTTGGATGCTGCACCGGGCGATGAATTCAAAATCCATTTTACCTTGGGGCCTGAGCTATGA
- a CDS encoding translocation/assembly module TamB domain-containing protein has protein sequence MTKVVFKWSKWLSASLLGLLLFLLVALAGILFTNTGLNFVLWGAQKALPELKVESATGALVPRFTLTNVSYQDASLGIDADVHMLTLGMNAACFTEPALCINDVAIDGLRFNMPELPPSEPQEPEPVEESASRITTPIAINVNHLALTDIDLNILGNQVQWQQFSSALQFQGNRLRLHPTIWNDVRVQLAPSEASETDESTEVKGGDQTTPDVKAEPQDIVLPEVTLPLQIELVRFDLRRFTLEQETPITIDHLGLEVLAAEQNVSIKTLELTMPQLDATLDSNITLTGDYPLDLNLVATVKDEMAKGQKLKVEANGSVADLALNASLSGLAKAELNANVQPLKADLAFDVDLSAGKVQWPLTGKGDYHVDLDHLTAKGALSGYQLSLDTDIKGKDIPALSASIDGKGTLSQVDIDHIELDTLGGKVTGQVMANWDQPINWQAALALQNIQPGLQWPEAEGNISGKLSTNGSLTEQGGWKVQLPLLDIDGMFRGYPLNIEGELSASDIAGKGDFKVDTPRLVLSHGPNGLHAKGKLDKEWRMDVTINVPDLEKSVPDLKGTANGEIHLTGPLKAPEVKVDLDINSVKWQDLASIEHISVYGDVKPLPDPMGSLKLTVNRARYEDNVLNDARLEFRGNQQRHELTLDVNSNVVTTRLALNGTMLNKPSLVWKGALERVEILSKQGKWLLNHPTKVGYDVDKQQASVAAHCWLQGNSSVCLDKDIVAGQQGEATLSVKDFDFSQVAMFLPQETELQGQADAHVWAKWAPKTAPQLKFDLTLPKGSVTQKLEPNVTFGWESVTLDANLANNKLEAKWLFDVTDNGDVSGHITIPDVQVEDKQIDGRLKLSTFNLDFLAPMVGQYSQLKSNIETDLAIKGPLLQPKVNGQFLIDDILLHGDITPVEIDTGRVAIDFTGYQAKLNAAIHTPDGELDMLGDADWQDLANWHTNVRIFADELKVEVPPMVKMKVIPDMTIAITPKEAKIDGDIELPWGRIVVKDLPPSAVGVSKDQVIVTSDRKPVSEESIVPFKVESNVHIKITDDFRLSAFGLKGNVEGNLKVAQRDKGPFVNGEVQIVDGEYSSFGQDLLIKEGKILMNGPVDQPYVAITAIRNPANTQDDVIAGVKVTGSADEPSLTIFSEPSMPQANALSYLLRGQDIDGESGGNAMTTTLIGLSLAQSGRVVGEIGEAFGVQDLQLDTAGSGDDSQVTVSGYVLPGLQVKYGVGIFDSVGEFTVRYRLMKDLYVEAVSGLDSAVDLLYQFEIK, from the coding sequence ATGACCAAAGTGGTTTTTAAGTGGTCTAAGTGGCTATCTGCATCCTTATTGGGACTGTTACTGTTTTTACTTGTCGCATTAGCCGGTATTTTGTTTACCAATACTGGCTTGAACTTTGTGCTTTGGGGCGCTCAAAAAGCGCTCCCTGAATTGAAAGTGGAATCGGCCACTGGTGCGTTAGTTCCTCGCTTTACGTTGACGAATGTGAGTTATCAGGATGCATCGTTAGGTATTGATGCCGATGTACACATGCTGACATTAGGTATGAATGCCGCTTGTTTTACTGAGCCTGCTTTGTGTATTAATGACGTTGCTATCGATGGCTTGCGTTTTAATATGCCAGAGTTGCCGCCTTCTGAGCCGCAAGAGCCGGAACCTGTGGAAGAATCAGCCTCCCGTATTACTACACCTATCGCTATCAACGTAAACCATTTGGCGTTAACAGATATTGACCTCAATATTTTAGGGAATCAGGTTCAATGGCAACAGTTTTCCTCAGCTCTGCAATTTCAAGGCAATCGCCTACGTTTACACCCAACGATCTGGAATGATGTGCGTGTTCAGCTCGCCCCATCTGAAGCCTCTGAAACGGACGAATCAACAGAAGTAAAGGGTGGAGATCAAACAACACCGGATGTAAAAGCCGAGCCACAAGACATCGTCTTACCGGAGGTAACGCTACCGCTCCAAATTGAGTTAGTTCGCTTTGATCTACGTCGTTTCACCTTAGAACAAGAAACCCCAATCACAATTGACCATCTTGGTTTAGAGGTATTGGCTGCCGAGCAGAACGTTTCGATCAAAACCCTAGAACTGACAATGCCTCAACTGGATGCGACGCTTGATTCAAATATCACCTTAACAGGTGACTATCCGTTGGATCTTAATTTAGTGGCGACGGTCAAAGATGAGATGGCCAAAGGGCAAAAACTTAAGGTGGAGGCGAACGGCAGCGTGGCAGACCTTGCGCTCAATGCTTCGTTATCCGGCCTTGCTAAAGCCGAGCTTAATGCGAACGTGCAGCCACTCAAAGCGGATCTCGCCTTTGATGTTGATTTGTCTGCGGGCAAGGTGCAATGGCCACTTACCGGGAAAGGGGATTACCACGTTGATTTAGACCATCTGACGGCCAAAGGGGCGCTGTCTGGCTACCAACTATCACTCGATACCGATATCAAAGGAAAAGATATTCCAGCGCTCAGTGCCTCTATTGATGGCAAAGGCACTTTATCTCAAGTGGATATTGACCATATCGAGCTCGATACATTAGGCGGTAAGGTGACAGGCCAAGTGATGGCTAACTGGGATCAACCAATTAACTGGCAAGCAGCGCTGGCGCTACAAAATATTCAGCCAGGTCTTCAATGGCCGGAAGCTGAAGGCAATATTAGCGGCAAACTCTCGACCAATGGATCATTGACTGAGCAAGGGGGCTGGAAAGTTCAACTGCCGCTCTTGGATATTGATGGCATGTTCCGAGGGTATCCTCTCAATATTGAAGGCGAGCTGAGTGCGTCCGATATCGCTGGAAAAGGGGATTTCAAAGTGGATACGCCACGCTTGGTACTATCCCACGGTCCAAATGGCTTACATGCAAAAGGCAAGCTGGATAAAGAGTGGCGCATGGATGTCACGATCAATGTTCCAGATCTAGAGAAGTCGGTCCCCGATCTTAAAGGAACGGCGAATGGTGAGATCCATCTAACTGGGCCGTTGAAAGCACCGGAAGTTAAAGTTGATCTGGATATAAATTCTGTAAAATGGCAAGACTTGGCGAGTATTGAGCACATCTCAGTTTACGGTGATGTCAAACCACTGCCAGATCCGATGGGCTCGCTTAAGTTAACGGTTAATCGCGCTCGTTATGAAGATAATGTACTCAATGATGCTCGACTTGAGTTCAGGGGTAATCAACAGCGCCACGAGCTCACTTTGGATGTTAACTCCAATGTTGTGACCACACGTTTAGCATTAAACGGCACCATGCTGAATAAGCCGAGCTTAGTGTGGAAAGGGGCATTAGAGCGTGTTGAAATCCTATCTAAGCAAGGTAAGTGGTTATTGAACCACCCCACTAAAGTTGGCTATGACGTGGACAAACAACAAGCCAGTGTTGCTGCGCATTGTTGGTTGCAAGGGAACTCATCCGTTTGTCTCGATAAAGACATCGTAGCAGGGCAGCAAGGGGAAGCCACGCTTTCAGTCAAGGATTTCGATTTTTCACAAGTTGCGATGTTCTTACCACAAGAGACTGAGTTACAAGGTCAAGCAGATGCGCATGTTTGGGCAAAATGGGCTCCAAAAACAGCACCTCAGCTTAAGTTTGACCTTACCTTACCGAAAGGCAGTGTGACGCAGAAGCTCGAACCGAATGTAACTTTTGGTTGGGAGTCGGTCACGCTGGATGCAAACCTTGCGAATAATAAATTGGAAGCGAAGTGGCTATTTGATGTTACTGACAATGGCGATGTTTCTGGTCATATCACCATTCCTGATGTTCAGGTAGAAGATAAGCAAATAGATGGCCGCTTAAAACTGTCTACGTTTAATTTGGATTTCTTAGCGCCAATGGTTGGGCAATACAGTCAGTTGAAGTCAAACATAGAAACCGACCTCGCGATCAAAGGGCCATTGTTGCAACCGAAAGTGAATGGTCAGTTTTTGATTGATGATATTTTGTTACATGGCGATATCACGCCAGTTGAAATCGATACAGGCCGAGTTGCCATCGATTTTACTGGTTATCAAGCTAAACTGAATGCCGCCATTCATACTCCAGATGGTGAGTTGGATATGCTGGGTGATGCGGACTGGCAAGACTTAGCGAATTGGCATACCAACGTGCGCATTTTTGCCGATGAGCTCAAAGTTGAAGTGCCACCTATGGTCAAAATGAAAGTGATCCCAGATATGACGATTGCTATCACACCAAAAGAAGCGAAAATTGATGGTGACATAGAGCTGCCTTGGGGACGCATTGTGGTGAAAGATCTACCACCGAGTGCGGTAGGTGTGTCGAAAGACCAAGTGATCGTCACCAGTGATCGAAAACCGGTGAGCGAAGAGTCCATTGTGCCATTTAAAGTGGAAAGTAACGTCCACATTAAGATCACGGATGACTTTAGACTGTCTGCTTTTGGTCTAAAGGGTAATGTCGAAGGTAACCTCAAAGTTGCTCAACGTGACAAAGGTCCATTTGTGAATGGTGAAGTCCAGATTGTTGATGGAGAATACAGCTCATTTGGTCAGGACTTACTGATCAAAGAAGGTAAAATCCTGATGAATGGCCCAGTGGATCAACCTTATGTCGCCATCACGGCGATTCGTAACCCAGCCAACACCCAAGACGATGTGATTGCCGGCGTGAAAGTGACGGGTTCAGCAGATGAACCATCGCTAACGATCTTCTCTGAGCCATCAATGCCGCAAGCCAATGCTTTGTCGTACCTGCTCCGTGGTCAAGATATAGATGGAGAGTCAGGTGGTAATGCCATGACGACTACCTTGATTGGGTTGAGTTTGGCACAAAGTGGTCGTGTAGTTGGAGAAATTGGTGAAGCTTTTGGGGTTCAGGATCTTCAATTAGATACCGCAGGATCGGGTGATGACTCTCAGGTCACGGTCAGTGGCTATGTGCTGCCGGGGCTTCAGGTGAAATATGGTGTAGGGATATTTGACTCAGTTGGTGAGTTTACGGTGCGCTACCGCCTTATGAAGGATCTCTACGTTGAAGCAGTATCCGGCCTTGATAGTGCCGTCGATCTGCTGTACCAGTTTGAGATTAAATAG
- a CDS encoding gamma-glutamylcyclotransferase, translated as MQHLVFVYGTLRQGESNHHFLASAQLLGVHETQPTYALHDLGAYPALTKGQHSIRGEVYLIDSDTLQTLDRLEEVPVEYRRETIETPFGVAWIYLYQDANQLDSLIATGDWCQRV; from the coding sequence ATGCAACATTTAGTTTTTGTCTATGGGACGCTACGTCAGGGAGAGAGCAATCATCACTTTCTGGCAAGCGCTCAGCTACTGGGTGTGCATGAAACGCAACCAACTTACGCACTACATGACTTAGGGGCTTACCCAGCCCTTACGAAAGGGCAGCACTCCATTCGTGGTGAAGTTTACCTCATTGACAGCGATACATTGCAAACGCTGGATAGGTTGGAAGAGGTGCCAGTGGAATATCGCCGTGAAACCATAGAGACCCCCTTTGGTGTTGCGTGGATCTATCTCTATCAAGATGCCAATCAGTTAGATAGCTTGATTGCTACTGGCGATTGGTGCCAACGAGTGTAA
- the ppa gene encoding inorganic diphosphatase, whose amino-acid sequence MSLNNVPAGKSLPDDIYVVIEIPANADPIKYEVDKDSGAVFVDRFMSAPMFYPCNYGYVNHTLSLDGDPVDVLVPTPHPLLPGSVIRCRPVGVLKMTDESGEDAKVVAVPHSKLSKEYDHIQDVGDLPELLKAQITHFFERYKELESGKWVKVDGWADAAAAREEILTSYERAQK is encoded by the coding sequence ATGAGCTTAAATAACGTACCTGCGGGTAAGTCCCTACCCGATGACATCTATGTGGTCATCGAAATCCCAGCCAATGCTGACCCTATTAAATACGAAGTTGATAAGGACTCTGGCGCGGTATTTGTCGATCGTTTTATGTCTGCACCGATGTTTTACCCTTGCAACTACGGTTACGTTAACCACACTTTGTCACTCGATGGTGATCCTGTTGACGTACTGGTTCCCACACCGCATCCATTACTACCGGGCTCGGTGATCCGCTGCCGTCCAGTTGGCGTGTTAAAAATGACCGATGAATCGGGTGAAGATGCCAAAGTTGTTGCGGTGCCACACAGCAAACTGTCAAAAGAGTATGACCACATTCAAGATGTCGGTGATCTGCCTGAGTTGTTAAAGGCACAAATCACACACTTCTTTGAACGCTATAAAGAGCTTGAGTCAGGAAAGTGGGTAAAAGTCGATGGTTGGGCTGATGCCGCCGCGGCCCGTGAAGAAATTCTCACCTCTTACGAGCGAGCACAAAAGTAA
- the fbp gene encoding class 1 fructose-bisphosphatase — translation MSGMRTLGEFIVEKQADFPHASGDLSSLLSSIRLAAKIVNREINAAGLGDITGAVGTENVQGEAQQKLDVYANEKFKAALEARDQVCGVASEEEDEAVAFSKELNKNAKYVVLMDPLDGSSNIDVNVSVGTIFSIYRRVSPIGTPPTQEDFLQPGHKQVAAGYVIYGSSTMLVYTTGHGVNGFTYDPSLGTFCLSHENMMIPQDGTIYSINEGNYIRFPLGVKKYIKYCQENKPEEKRPYTSRYIGSLVADFHRNLLKGGIYLYPSTQSHPSGKLRLLYECNPMAYLIEQAGGLASDGVNRILDIKPTELHQRVPFFVGSKNMVRKVEEFLELNPNEE, via the coding sequence ATGTCTGGAATGCGCACCCTTGGCGAGTTCATTGTTGAAAAACAAGCGGACTTCCCCCACGCTAGCGGTGATCTATCATCTCTTCTCTCTTCGATTCGACTTGCTGCGAAAATCGTCAACCGTGAAATCAATGCGGCTGGACTTGGTGATATTACAGGTGCTGTCGGTACTGAAAATGTTCAGGGAGAGGCCCAACAAAAACTGGATGTTTACGCTAACGAAAAATTCAAAGCAGCACTTGAAGCACGCGATCAAGTCTGTGGTGTCGCCAGTGAAGAGGAAGACGAAGCCGTCGCATTTAGTAAAGAGTTAAACAAAAATGCCAAATACGTGGTGTTGATGGACCCCCTCGATGGATCGTCCAACATCGATGTGAATGTGTCAGTCGGCACCATTTTCTCGATTTACCGCCGCGTCTCCCCTATCGGAACCCCACCAACTCAGGAAGATTTTCTTCAACCGGGACACAAACAGGTCGCTGCTGGCTATGTGATTTATGGCTCATCCACCATGTTGGTGTACACCACAGGCCATGGCGTCAACGGTTTTACCTATGATCCTTCACTGGGTACATTCTGCTTGTCTCATGAAAATATGATGATCCCACAAGATGGCACCATCTACTCGATCAATGAAGGTAATTACATCCGCTTCCCGCTAGGGGTAAAGAAATACATTAAGTACTGCCAAGAAAATAAACCGGAAGAGAAACGCCCTTATACATCGCGCTACATTGGCTCGCTGGTGGCTGATTTTCACCGTAATCTACTCAAAGGCGGCATTTACCTGTACCCAAGCACTCAAAGTCACCCAAGCGGAAAGCTGCGCCTGCTTTACGAATGTAATCCTATGGCATACCTCATTGAACAAGCGGGTGGTTTGGCTTCAGATGGCGTGAATCGGATCCTTGATATTAAGCCAACCGAACTGCACCAGCGTGTGCCATTTTTCGTCGGTTCGAAAAATATGGTGAGGAAAGTAGAAGAGTTTTTAGAACTCAATCCAAACGAAGAATAA
- the mpl gene encoding UDP-N-acetylmuramate:L-alanyl-gamma-D-glutamyl-meso-diaminopimelate ligase: protein MHIHILGICGTFMGGAAVLARQLGHKVTGSDANVYPPMSTLLESQGIEIIEGFDPSQLNPAPDLVVIGNAMSRGNPCVEYVLNNNLRYTSGPQWLQEFLLHDRWVLAVSGTHGKTTTSSMLAWILEACDYQPGFLVGGVLGNFGVSARLGESMFFVVEADEYDSAFFDKRSKFVHYHPRTLIMNNLEFDHADIFDDLEAIKRQFHHLVRTVPGNGRILAPKQDQALADVLQRGCWSESECSGEEGDWRAEKVTQDGSQFHVFYQGERVGTVTWDLVGDHNVDNALMAIAAARHVGVTPDLACEALAKFINTKRRLELKGEVNGVTVYDDFAHHPTAIELTLGGLRNKVGEQEIIAVLEPRSATMKRGVHKDTLAASLKQADKVFLYQPDTIDWSVEDVAKQCQQPAYVSNNIDQLVSDIVAQSAPGTQILVMSNGGFEGIHGKLLDKLAQ, encoded by the coding sequence ATGCATATTCATATCTTGGGGATCTGCGGTACTTTTATGGGCGGCGCAGCGGTTCTGGCGCGTCAACTCGGACATAAAGTCACCGGGAGTGATGCCAATGTTTATCCACCAATGAGTACATTGTTAGAGTCTCAAGGTATTGAAATTATTGAAGGCTTTGACCCATCACAACTGAATCCTGCCCCAGACCTTGTGGTGATTGGTAATGCGATGAGTCGTGGTAACCCGTGTGTCGAGTATGTGCTGAACAACAACCTGCGTTACACCTCAGGCCCTCAATGGCTACAGGAATTTTTATTGCATGATCGTTGGGTGTTGGCGGTGTCCGGTACCCACGGTAAAACAACCACTTCAAGTATGTTGGCTTGGATTCTGGAAGCGTGTGACTACCAGCCCGGTTTCTTAGTCGGTGGCGTGCTGGGCAACTTTGGTGTGTCGGCTCGACTAGGGGAAAGCATGTTTTTCGTGGTTGAGGCCGACGAATATGACAGCGCTTTTTTCGATAAACGTTCTAAGTTTGTTCACTACCATCCGCGTACGCTGATCATGAATAACCTTGAATTTGATCATGCAGATATTTTTGATGATCTCGAAGCGATTAAGCGCCAATTTCATCACTTAGTGCGCACCGTTCCGGGTAATGGGCGCATTCTTGCACCAAAACAAGATCAGGCTCTGGCGGATGTGTTGCAACGTGGTTGTTGGTCAGAGAGTGAGTGCTCTGGCGAAGAGGGGGATTGGCGTGCAGAGAAAGTGACGCAAGACGGCTCACAATTCCACGTATTCTACCAAGGTGAGCGTGTAGGTACGGTAACATGGGATCTGGTAGGGGATCACAATGTTGATAACGCCTTGATGGCGATTGCGGCAGCTCGACACGTTGGAGTGACACCAGATTTAGCTTGTGAAGCACTGGCTAAGTTTATTAATACCAAGCGCCGATTGGAGCTTAAAGGCGAAGTGAATGGCGTTACGGTTTATGATGACTTTGCTCATCACCCCACCGCGATTGAACTGACGCTGGGTGGCTTACGTAATAAAGTCGGAGAGCAAGAGATCATTGCGGTACTTGAGCCTCGTAGCGCGACGATGAAGCGTGGTGTCCATAAAGATACCTTAGCTGCGTCTCTCAAGCAGGCAGATAAAGTTTTCCTATACCAGCCAGATACCATTGATTGGTCGGTTGAAGACGTGGCGAAACAGTGTCAGCAACCAGCGTATGTCAGTAACAATATTGACCAGCTTGTCAGTGATATAGTCGCTCAGTCTGCTCCGGGTACTCAGATCTTAGTGATGAGCAATGGGGGCTTTGAAGGCATTCACGGCAAATTACTGGACAAGTTAGCACAATAA
- a CDS encoding flavin prenyltransferase UbiX, with amino-acid sequence MSGKNKAITLAWTGASGAPYGLRLLQCLLAADYQVYLLISSAARVVLATEHNLKLPAGPEAAQKALVEHLKCESDKLIVCGKEDWFSPVASGSAAPKQMVVCPCSAGSVAAIAHGMSDNLIERAADVVLKECGQLMLVVRETPFSTIHLENMHKLSQMGVTIMPAAPGFYHQPQSIDDLVDFMVARILDHLGIEQALVPRWGYDQRQ; translated from the coding sequence ATGAGCGGAAAAAACAAAGCGATAACACTGGCATGGACGGGCGCTTCCGGCGCACCTTATGGATTGCGATTGCTGCAATGCTTACTCGCGGCGGACTATCAAGTTTACTTGTTAATTTCATCTGCCGCTCGAGTGGTGCTGGCGACAGAACACAATCTGAAATTACCAGCTGGACCTGAGGCGGCGCAAAAAGCTTTGGTCGAGCACCTTAAGTGCGAGTCCGACAAACTGATTGTATGTGGTAAAGAAGACTGGTTTTCACCTGTGGCTTCGGGTTCGGCTGCGCCGAAACAGATGGTGGTGTGTCCGTGTTCAGCAGGGAGTGTCGCTGCCATTGCTCATGGCATGTCGGATAATCTGATAGAGCGCGCTGCAGATGTGGTGCTCAAAGAATGCGGCCAATTGATGCTGGTGGTCCGTGAAACGCCATTTTCGACCATTCACTTAGAGAACATGCACAAGTTGTCACAAATGGGTGTGACTATCATGCCTGCTGCGCCCGGTTTTTATCATCAACCACAAAGCATCGATGATTTGGTCGACTTTATGGTAGCTCGTATTCTTGACCATTTAGGGATAGAGCAAGCGCTGGTGCCTCGCTGGGGCTACGATCAGCGTCAGTGA